CGTCTTCCCGGCCTTGGGCGGGGAGACGATGAGGCTCCGCTGCCCCCTGCCGATCGGCGCGATGAGGTCCAGAATCCGCATCGACACGTCGCCGTCCTCCTGCTCGAGGACGAGCCGTTCCTCCGGATAGCGCGGCCGGAGGTTGTCGAACGCGATCCGGTGCTTCGCCTTGTCCGGGTCCACGCCGTTGAGCGTCTCGACCTTCAGCAGGGCGAGGTAACGCTCTCCCTCCTTCGGCGGCCGCACGCGGCCCTGGATGGTGTCCCCCGTCCGCATGTCGAAGCGCTTGATCTGCGACGGGGAGACGTAGATGTCGTCCGGGCCGTACAGGTAGTTCCAGTCCTGGCTCCGCAGAAACCCGTAGCCCTCCGGCAGAATCTCGAGGACACCCTCGCCACGGAGGACGATGTCGGAATCGAGGAGATTCTGTTCGATCCGAAAGATCAGGTCCTGTTTTCGAAGGCCCGAGAAGTTGTGGATGTCGAGTTCTTCGGCCATGTCATGAAGCTCGCCGATCGACTTCGACTTGAGTTCGGCGATGTCCATCGCCTGCCTCCGGAAGAGAGTGAGCCGGGCTGCAGCCACGCCGCGTGCGGCATGGTCGGTTCGTGAGGTGTCCTGCTTGCGGCCGGGGGATGTGGTCCGAGGTGGACCCACCGACCATAATGGTGCCGCCGGGCACGGTCAAGGCGACCGGGCCGCAACCGTAACTGCGACATCGAGCGCCGGATGGCCAGACACAATCGCGAAGGAAGGGGACTCGACCAGCTCGGCAATCTGTGGCGGATAAGCTATCAGCCGGACTGGTTCCGTTTGCTGAAGTTGTCGCGGCCGGTGCCCGGGGGGCGCCGCTCCTCCCGCACGCTGTGTCGCAATCCTGCACGTACGGCGGACGCGGAACCCGGCCGGTCGGTGCGGACGCGGATCACGGCCGCGGATGGGTCCGTCGATGTGGCCGTGTCCATCGAAGACCGCGACCAGGTCGTCGACCACGTCATCATCGGGATTCGGAGAAAGCGCGGCAGAAAGACGGAACTGCTCAGATTCGCCGTCCACGGCGGCCTTCCAAAGCGGAGGCTCTAGCCGGCGGCCAGCCGGCCGTCAGCTCGCGAACTAGAAGACGCGGATGCGCAGCCAGCGTGACGGGTTGTAGCCGAGCTCCTCCGCCAATGCGGCGGCTGCGGTGCGCAGGGCGGCGATTTGGCGCCGGATCTCCCCATCTACGAGAGCCCGGCCCGCGGTTCCCTCGCCGCGTTCCAGCCGCTCGACCATCGCCGCGACTCGAGACATCACGGCGTCCAGCGCCTCGACCGTCGATTCAAGATCGCCGACGCCGTTCGCGAGTTGCGGGGACGCCTCCCAGGCCGCGAACCGTTCCTGCGCGCGGCGCGCGGCGGCGCTCACGAGCGTGTCCGTCGCGAGCCGCACGAGGGACGAGCGCTGAAAGTCTCGCTGAAACAGCTCCTCCAGCGACTCGAGCCTGCTTCGCAGCCCGGTCAGCGTGCCCGGATTCTCCCGAAAGCGGGCCAGCGAGCCCTGATCCGAACCGAGCGCGTCCTGCGCCTCGGAGGCGTCGACTTCGAGCGCGCGCACCGCCCGCAGCAGGGAATCCGCCAGCGTTATGACCGTCTCCGGTTCGATCGGCGGACCGGAAGCCCGCAGCGTGTCCGAGTAGTTCCAGGGGGGTGCGGAACCCGTGCCCGGATCCACGGAGAGGACGACGGGCGCCACGAGGTCCGAGGGCCGGACGTCGGCGGTGGCATCCGCCCGCAGGATGGGTTCGGCGACCCGGTCGATGACGGCCTCGATCACGACGTGGCTCCCGAACGACGCATCGCCGCGGTTCGCTTCGGGAGGGCGGAAGGAAATCGACAGCACGCGCCCCACCGACCTCCCGGCCACCCAGACGGCGGAACCCGGCCCGAGCCCCTCCGCCGAATGGGCCACCGCCGTGATTCGGGGGCCTTCGAGCGTCGCGCGGACAATGAGTTCGATGACGGAGATCGCGGCCGAAAGAACGACGGCGAAGGCGATCAGGATCAGGCCCCGGCGGGCCCGGATGCGTGCGACGTCGGAAGAGAGGTCCGTCCGGATCATCCCTGAGCAGACCCTCTTCCGGTCGCGTCGTCAAGGCGGGACCGGCCAGTTCCGGTCGTGGCGGAGATGCGGTTTGAGGTTTCGTCCGCGGATCGGAGATTCGCGTGCCTCGGACTGCAGTCCGTGTGCCCACTCACGCATCGCAAAGGAGAGAATCATGTCGAGAACGGTGAACCGGGTCATTCTCGTTGGAAACGCCGGCAGCGACCCCGATGTGCGGGAGACCGCCTCCGGCACCGCCGTCGCACACCTGTCGCTCGCGACAAACCGCGTGTTCCGCAAGAACGGGGAGACCCAGCGTCGCACGGATTGGCACCGGCTCACCTTCTGGCGCCGTCAGGCGGAGATGGTCGGTGAGTATGTGCACAAGGGCTCGCGCCTCTACGTGGAGGGCCACCTCGAGTACGGATCGTTCGAGCGCGACGGCATCGCGATCCCCACCGTGGACGTGGTCGTGGAGGACATGGTGATGCTGGATCCGCGGCCGGACAGCGATGACAGCGCTACGGCCAGCGCCGAGCTTCCGCAGTAGCCCTCGTGCATCGCGCGGTATTCGGCGAACCCTCGGCGACGCTCGCCGGGGCACTGGAGACCCGCCCCAGGAACGTGCATCTTCCCGTGCGTGGGGCGGGTCCGTCGACCAGGTCGAAGCGGAGGAATCCGATACAGACACACGATCCGGGGTTTCTGACCCTGTCGAACCTCCTGTCCCTGAGCCGGGTGCCGCTCGGCCTCGCCTTCATCGTGGTCTCGGATCCCCGCATGATGGCCGTGCTCGTGGCCACGGCGGGAGCAACGGATGTCCTCGACGGGTTCATCGCCCGCGTGAGCGGTACGCGCTCCCAGGTCGGCCTCCTGCTCGATCCGCTCTGCGACAAGCTCTTCGTCCTGCTCGCCCTCTCCGGCTTCCTCGCGGCGGGCGGCCTCGACGGAGTTTCGTTCGTGATCCTGATCCTCCGCGACCTTTACACGGCCGGGTGCTACCTCCTGGCCCGGCTCGTCTCCATCATCATCCCCTTCAAGCCCCGGTGGCCGGGGAAAATCGCCACCGGCCTGCAGTTTCTTACGCTCCTCGCCCTCATTTTCAACCCTCGGTATGTTCCCGCACTCGTGTTGCTCGTCGGCGTGACGTCGGCATGGGCGATCATCGACTACGGGACGCATTGCCTCCGGCGGAAATGGAAGAGCGCGGTCTGACGGATCGCCGGATGGCTTGAATGGCTTGGGTTTGAAGAACGAAACGGTCGACATCACGATCATCGGGGGCGGTCCGACCGGCCTGTACGGGTCGTTCTACGCCGGGATGCGCGGCGTCTCGGCCCGCATCATCGATGTCCTTCCCGAACTCGGGGGCCAGTTGACGGCGCTGTACCCCGAGAAGGACGTCTTCGACGTCGCCGGTTTCCCCCGGGTGCTCGCCAAGGACCTGGCGCGGGAACTCGTCACGCAGGGCCTGCAGTTCGACGCGGAGGTCTGCCTCGAGGAGCGCGTCCTCGAACTCAATCCGGGGAACGGCGCGTTCGACCTGCGCACGGACAAGGGGCCGCGGCCCACGCGCACCGTCGTCATCGCGGGGGGGAAAGGCGCCTTCAAGAGCCGGACGCTGCGCGTGCCGGGCTGGGATGAGTTCCTGAACCGGGGCCTGGCGACGAATGTGAAGGACCCCGAGGCGTTCCGCGGGAAGCGCGTCCTCCTCGTCGGCGGCGGCGACTCCGCCTTCGACTGGAGTTGGGCGCTGCGGAGCATCGCCGGCGAACTCACGCATATCCATCGGACCGACCGCTATCGGGCTCACGAGAGCACGGTCGCCCAGGTCGAAGGCGCGCATGAACGGGGTGAACTGCAGCTCCGGACCTTCTACACCGTGACGGAGATCCACGGCGGCGAGCGGGTGGAGGCCGCGACGATCCGGCACACGAAGACCAAGGAAACGGAGCGAATCGAGGTGGACGACATCATCGCCTTGATCGGCTTCGTCCCGAACATCGGGCCGATCGCGGAGTGGGGGCTCGAGCTGCACAAGAGGTGCATCGTGGTGGACTCGCGCATGCGCACGAACATCCCCGGCGTCTATGCCGCGGGGGACATCGCCACCTACGACGGGAAGCTGGAACTGATCTCGACCGGTTTCGGAGAGGCCGCGATCGCCGTGAACAACGCGGTCCACCACATCGACCCGACCGCGAAGGTGAACCCGGGCCACTCGACCGACTACAAGGTCTTCAAGTAGCGGCGGGCCGATCGTCTCGGCCGTTCTCGATCCTCCTCCCGGCGAGTTCGATGAGGCGGGCGCCGGATCCCGTGAGGTTCTCCCTTGCCCAGTCGCGCACATCGTCCTCGTGCGTGAAGAGGATGACCTGGGTCGAGCGCGCGAGCGCGTGCAGCGTCCGCAGCACCGCCTGTTTCCGCACCGCGTCGGAAGCGCCGACGACATCATCGAGGATGAGCGGACAGTTCTCGCCTTCGCGCGTGAGATGCCGCGAGAGCGCGAACCTGAGCAGCAGGTAGATCTGCTCCGCCGTGCCATGGGAGAGCAGTTCGGCGGAACGCCAGCGTCCGCCCGGCCTCCGGACCTCGACGAGCAGATTCTCCGGGTTGATTCGGCAGCCGGTGTAGCGGCCGTCCGTCACCCCGGGCAGCCACTCGAGCACGGTCTGCGTCAGTATGGGCGCGATATCGCGCAGCACGCGCTCCTGCGCCGCTTCGAGGAATCCGACCGTGCAGTCCAGCGTGTCCTTGAGGCGCTCGATCCTCTCCTGTTCCCGTTCGGCCGCCGCCAGCGCGTCTTCCGCATCCGCGACGCTGGGGAGATGGTGTTCGCGTTCGGTGAGCTGGCCGCCCGCCCGCAGCACCTCCTCGCGGGCCGCCTCCGCCTCCCGCTTCAGCTTCCCCAGCGTCGCCTCGGTGACCCGCTCCGCCCGAGCCTCGCCGACGTCCGCTCCGCTCCGGCCGGCGAGCCGGGCGGCCCTGAGGCGGCGTCGCTCCACGTCGTCCGCGAACTCATCCAGCGTCCGCTCGCCAAGCAACTGTTGCAGGCGGTCCCATGATTCGCTGCGCTCGCCGGCTTCCTCGAGCACCCGCTCCCGTCCGGCGCGCCATTGCTCCAGCGCGGCAGCCAGATTCTCGGCACCTTCGGCGGTCACGCCCACCTGCGCGCCGGCTTCCCGCAGCTTGTCCGCCGCATCGGCGGCCCGTGCCGACCGCTGTTGGTGTCGCGTCTCCGCCGCCAGGCGCCGGGCTCGATCGTCGCTCCACGTCCGACGTCGCTCCGCGGTCCGCCGTTCGAGTTCGCCCAGCTCTCCCGGCGTGATACCGCGGGCCCTCGCGTCCGCGAGCGCGGCCTCGGCCGCATCCGCGACGAGGGAATCCGCCGCCTCGCGCAGCCGATCCGTCTCGGCGACAAGCGCGTCGAAGGAGGAGCCGGCCAGCAGCCCCTGAAGCTCGTCCCACTGCGCTCCCAGCTGCGCGGCCTTCTCTCGTCCGGCCTGCCGGGACTCCAACTGGCGGCGCAGCGCGTCCGCGAGCGCTTCCGGTTCCGTCGCCGATTCAGCCGCTCCCGCGTCGGCCGGATCGGCGACCTCGCGCATGCGCCCCACCGCCTCGCCCCACTGCCGGCGTCCGGTTTCGTAGCGCTCCCGTTCCGCGCGCGCTGCCGCGAGTTCGCGCCGGAGACTGTCGTGGCGCACGTCCAGGGCGAGCGCGATCTCCGAGCGGTCGGTGCGTGTTCTGGCGAACCTGTGGGAGAGGACGCCTGCCGCCCCGACCGCGAACAGGATCAGCCCCGTGGAGCGCGAATCGGGCGCCAGCAGCGCGAGGGCGAGGCCCCCTGCCGCCACGACCGCCGAAGCAGCCAGCCACATTGCGGCTCGCGCGGCCGGGCGTTCCGCGGGGGGCGCCCGCCGTCGCCCTTCGAGGCTGGCCAGCTCTTCCTCGAGGTCCTCCGCGCTGCGGCCGGCCGGCGCTTCAACCGCTGAGAGCGACTCCCATGCGCGGAGCGCGTCGCGGATCTCTCCCATGCGCGCGTCCTCCTCCGGGGAGACCCGGGGGCCGCCCTGCGGGAAGAGCGCGTGCAGCTCCCGCGCAGTGGCGAGGCGAGCCTCGGCTTCCGCGGCGGCGTCCTCCGCGACGACCGCCCGCGCGGCCGCAAGCTCCGCATCGGCCCCCTCGATCCTCTCCTCGATCTCGCGCGCCGAGGGCCCGTTCAACTCCACCGGAGCCGGGAGATTTCGCCACGTGGTGAGCGCTTCGGTGACGGTTCGCGTGAGCCCGCCGCCCTCGGGGACCGGGTGCGGGGCCCCCTCGGGGAACGCCTCGTGTAGACCCCGCGCCTCCCGCAGCCGCTCCGCGAGCGCCTCCGCCTCCACGCTCGCGAGCGCAGCCTCCGCCGCCTCCACGCGGCGCCGGGCGTCCCTCGCCGCTCGTTCCAGCGTCTCGACCTCGGCGCGACGCTCCTGAAAATCGCGGTGCGCCTCGCGGGCCGCCTCCAGCGCCTCGCACGCCTCCGCCACCCGCTGTGCGGTCAGCATGAGCGGTTTCGTCGGAGCCCGGGTCGACCCGACGCGTTCGCGGAGAACGTCCTCGAGCCGTTGCAGGGCGGCAGCCGCCGTCTGGTCCACCCCCGCCGTCGCCGCCGCGCGCTGCATGTCCTCCTGCAGCGATTCGGGATCAGCCCGGACCTTGAGAATGTCCGCCTGGCGCACGCATGCCGTGGCGAGAAACGAGCGGCGGTTCAGACCCAGCCACCGGGAGCCGTCCGGCGCCCCGTCGAACAGGATCTCGCTCGAATAGTCCCGCCCCGCGACGCTCGTGTCCTCCGCCGAACTCCCGATCTTCCCCGCCAGGTCGTGCCTCAACTCCACGCGCCGGCCGTCCTTGAGGGCGACGATGGCCCCGATCTCCCACTCGTCGTCGTCCCACGGCCTGTGGCGCTCCGCGAACCTCTTCTCCTCCTTTCGCATGGCCCCCTTGCCGCGCCGCATGCCGCAGAGCCCGGCATACAGCGCCGCGTGCCAGGACGATTTGCCCGCCTCGTTGCGGCCGAAGACGACGTTCATCCCCGGCGCCAGTTCCAGCGTCTCGTCGCGGAAGGGGCCGAAACGGTGGGCCGTCACGGACTCGAAGCGCATCACAGCACCTCGAGATCGTCGCGGCCGTCGAGAGCCCGGAGTCCCATCCTCAGAACGCGGCGCTCCTCATCGTCCGGCAACCCCGCTCCCAGCACATCCTCGACGAACTGTCCCCGCACCGTGGGCTCCCCGCGGATCTCGTCGAGGTCGTACGCCAGGTGCAAATCCGACTTCCGGATCTGCACGGCGTCGAACGCCTCGAGCAACTGTTCGCGGATCGCGTCCTCCTGGAGGTCGAGCGACGGCTCCAGGTCGCCGCACACCGTGAGGCGCGCGAGTCCCGCGAGGCTCTCCGTCTTCGCGCGCAGGGCGTCCCGAATCTGCTGCCGATTCGTGAGGCCCGTGACATCGAGCCGCAGGTCGTGCACCGGGGTGACCGCCACGACGTGGCGCTCGCGCGTGACCTCCCCCTCCGCGTCGATCGTCGCCACGACGGGCCCGCGCTCCCCCTCCTCTCCGAACTGCAGCGGGTCGGGATTGCCGGGATAGGTGTGATGCGCGCCGTCCGCCGGCCGGTGATAGTGGCCCAGAAACGCGTGATCCAGACCGCTGTCCGGGATCTCCGCGGTCTCGAAGGGGGCGTGCGGCGCCTTCCCCTCACCCTGTGCCGCGAGCCACGACCGCTCCGCGCCGTGAAAGAGCGCCACGTGCGCCCCCGCGCCGGAGACCCGGAAGCCACCGCCGAGGAAGTTGTCCGTGTTGGCGGGAGCGCAGTGCGCGGCGCCCCACAGCGTGATCCCCGGCGCGAGGGAGACCGCCCGTAGCGCCGCATCCCGAAAGATGTGGACGTTGTCGCTCCAGCCCCCCGTCGCGTAGACGCTCGTCGGCCCGTACCAGTCGTGGTTGCCGGGCGCGATGTAGACCGGCACCGCGCCGAGGGAGGCGAAGGTCTCCCGCAGGAAGTTCGCCGTGTCCAGCGTGACGCGATCGTGCTCGTACAGGTCGCCTCCGCAGAAGAGCGCGTCCGCCTCGGTCGAGCGCACGAGGTCCACGATCGCGAGCAGCGTGTCGCGAAGCGCCTCGCGCCGCCGCCGCGCCACGTCGCCTGTCGCCTCGCACCACGCGAACGGGGAGTCGAGGTGAAGGTCTGCGAAGTGGACGATCGTCCGTTGCACGGTCAGGTGAGGAACGCCTCGATGCGGCCCCAGTTCGCCTCCGCGTCGGAGGCGCCCAGTTCCACCAGCGTCCGGATGTATTCGCTCTCGAACAGGAGATAGCTAACGAAGTCGGCGGACTTGATGTCCGGCGTGCCGAGACCTCGCACGAGAAACCTTAGTCCCGGGGGAAGTTCGATCTCGAAGTCGCGGGCCAGCTTCCCGATGTCCCGGGAAGGTCTCAGGATGAGCAGGTCGACATGGCGCAGACCCTGGCGCTCGGACGCTTCGGGAGGGAGTCGGCCGACGAGGAGATTGATCCGGCGCAGCGCCGCCGCGTCCCAGTCCAGCGTGTCGAGAAAGACCGAATTCAGCAGCAGGCCCAGGACTCTGGCCGGCGGCGGATATCCGGTCGTGTCCGGTGCCCGGGCCTCCAGTTCGGACCGCCGGTAGCGGGCCGAGATCGTGAAGATGCGGTCCGCCCCCATGTGAATCGCGGGCGCCAGCGGCGCGGCGGTGCGGAAGCTCCCGTCTCCGTAGTACTGCTGCCCGAGCTTGACGGCCGGGAACACGAGCGGGATCGACGCGGAGGCCAAAATGTGGTCCACCGAGATGTCCGTCCGCACGAGCCGGTAGTGTGAACTCGCGGGCCGGGGCGCCGACTGCGGGTCTCCCTGTACGAAGAGGACCGTGCGCCCCGTCTGGTACGACATGGCGGTGAGCCCCACCGCCTCGAGGTCCCCCGCCCTGATCCGGGTCCCGATCTCCCCGCGGTCGACGTCGCGTTCGATGAACTCACGCAGCGGCGACGTGTCGACGAGACTCCGGAAACGGGGGCTCAGCCCGGTTCCGCCGCCCAGCAGGGATCCCCCGAGCCGTACGCCCACCTTGAGCAGGGAAGCGGGGTTGGTGCGCAGCACTTCCTCGGTCGTGAGCGAGAGCCAGCGGCGCTTCAGCGCCTCGGTCGCGGCGCGCAGATCTCCGTCGTACGCGGCGAGAAACCCAACGTTGATCGCGCCTGCCGAGACGCCCGTGAGGAGAGGGACCCGAAGCCCGGGCAGCCGCCCGCCGATGTAGCTTAGCACGCCCGTCTGGTAGGCGGCCCGTGCGCCGCCGCCCGAGAGGGCGAAGGCCAGCTTCCCCCGCGCGGCGCCGGAAGCGCCGCTCCCCGGGGCCCCCGTCACGCCGGTCCCCGCGTCAGAACCGTCCGCCGGGGCGGCCCAGGAGTTGCCGGTGCCACGAACGGGCGACGGGCCGCTCGAGTTCGCCCGCCCGCAGCGCCGCCAGCGTGTCGATGGTGGGATCGAAGACGGGGGTCGCCTCGCCGACCGCCCCCGTCGTCGCCCGCGCCCGGAACTCCGCCCTCCCGCAGCTTTCGATCGCGCCGGATGCGTCCCGGTAGAAGACGCGCGTGCTGTCGAGCAGCGAGCAACCCAGGCGTTCCTCGAGCGCGCCGAGCCGCCGGGCCATCGCGTCGATCGAGCACCCGGACGCAGGCGCCGAGGCTTCGTCGACCGCGACGACCGCGAACCGGTCTTCGACCCAGTCCACGCCCGCCCGGAGCGCGGCCCCGTGCGCCGTCCAGATATCGACGAATGCGCGCAGGTCGACCATCAGCGCGTCGCGCTCCTCGGGGGTCAGCGGACGATCCGTCCCGTAGATCCAGACGCGGGCGGAATCCGGAAGGGATGTCAGCGGAACACTCATGCCGGGACCATACGTCGGCCCGCGACGTCCCGCCAACCCGGGTGTGCGCGACCTGACGGGCGCGGCGTCCGGCCCCGCGGCGCTATTCGTACCGGAGCGCCACGATCGGATCGAGCCGGGCCGCGCGCCGGGCGGGCCACAGGCCGAAGAACATGCCCACCGCCGCGGCGAACACGACCGCGAGGCCGATGGCCTGCGGCGCGATGGCCATCGTCCAGCCCGCCGACCGCGAGAGCATCTCCGCCGCGCCGTACGCGAACGCGACGCCGAGGATGCCGCCCGTCATGCAGAGCGTCGTGGCTTCGAGCAGGAACTGCAGCAGGATCGCGCTCCTCGTGGCGCCGAGCGCCTTGCGCACGCCGATCTCCTTCGTCCGCTCCGTGACCGACACCAGCATGATGTTCATGATCCCGATGCCCCCGACGAGGAGGCTGACCGCGGCGATGCCGGCGAGCAGCATCGTGAACGTCTGCGTCGTCTCCTGCGCCATCTCGAGGAACTGCACGCTGTCCGAGATCCAGAAGTCGTTCTCCCGCCCCAAGGGGATGCGGTGCTCGCGCCGGAGCACCTCCTCGATCTGCACCATCGCGACCGGGATCGCCGCTTCACTCTCGACGACGACCTTGAACTGGCTCACGCGGTCGGTCCCGAGCAACCGGAACTGCGCCGTCTCCAGCGGGACGAAGATCTGCTCGTCCTGGTTGAACCAGCCCGATCCGCCCTTCTCCTCCAGCACTCCGACGACCTCGAAGGAG
The Candidatus Palauibacter scopulicola genome window above contains:
- a CDS encoding AAA family ATPase, which produces MRFESVTAHRFGPFRDETLELAPGMNVVFGRNEAGKSSWHAALYAGLCGMRRGKGAMRKEEKRFAERHRPWDDDEWEIGAIVALKDGRRVELRHDLAGKIGSSAEDTSVAGRDYSSEILFDGAPDGSRWLGLNRRSFLATACVRQADILKVRADPESLQEDMQRAAATAGVDQTAAAALQRLEDVLRERVGSTRAPTKPLMLTAQRVAEACEALEAAREAHRDFQERRAEVETLERAARDARRRVEAAEAALASVEAEALAERLREARGLHEAFPEGAPHPVPEGGGLTRTVTEALTTWRNLPAPVELNGPSAREIEERIEGADAELAAARAVVAEDAAAEAEARLATARELHALFPQGGPRVSPEEDARMGEIRDALRAWESLSAVEAPAGRSAEDLEEELASLEGRRRAPPAERPAARAAMWLAASAVVAAGGLALALLAPDSRSTGLILFAVGAAGVLSHRFARTRTDRSEIALALDVRHDSLRRELAAARAERERYETGRRQWGEAVGRMREVADPADAGAAESATEPEALADALRRQLESRQAGREKAAQLGAQWDELQGLLAGSSFDALVAETDRLREAADSLVADAAEAALADARARGITPGELGELERRTAERRRTWSDDRARRLAAETRHQQRSARAADAADKLREAGAQVGVTAEGAENLAAALEQWRAGRERVLEEAGERSESWDRLQQLLGERTLDEFADDVERRRLRAARLAGRSGADVGEARAERVTEATLGKLKREAEAAREEVLRAGGQLTEREHHLPSVADAEDALAAAEREQERIERLKDTLDCTVGFLEAAQERVLRDIAPILTQTVLEWLPGVTDGRYTGCRINPENLLVEVRRPGGRWRSAELLSHGTAEQIYLLLRFALSRHLTREGENCPLILDDVVGASDAVRKQAVLRTLHALARSTQVILFTHEDDVRDWARENLTGSGARLIELAGRRIENGRDDRPAAT
- a CDS encoding NAD(P)/FAD-dependent oxidoreductase, whose product is MKNETVDITIIGGGPTGLYGSFYAGMRGVSARIIDVLPELGGQLTALYPEKDVFDVAGFPRVLAKDLARELVTQGLQFDAEVCLEERVLELNPGNGAFDLRTDKGPRPTRTVVIAGGKGAFKSRTLRVPGWDEFLNRGLATNVKDPEAFRGKRVLLVGGGDSAFDWSWALRSIAGELTHIHRTDRYRAHESTVAQVEGAHERGELQLRTFYTVTEIHGGERVEAATIRHTKTKETERIEVDDIIALIGFVPNIGPIAEWGLELHKRCIVVDSRMRTNIPGVYAAGDIATYDGKLELISTGFGEAAIAVNNAVHHIDPTAKVNPGHSTDYKVFK
- a CDS encoding CDP-alcohol phosphatidyltransferase family protein; amino-acid sequence: MHRAVFGEPSATLAGALETRPRNVHLPVRGAGPSTRSKRRNPIQTHDPGFLTLSNLLSLSRVPLGLAFIVVSDPRMMAVLVATAGATDVLDGFIARVSGTRSQVGLLLDPLCDKLFVLLALSGFLAAGGLDGVSFVILILRDLYTAGCYLLARLVSIIIPFKPRWPGKIATGLQFLTLLALIFNPRYVPALVLLVGVTSAWAIIDYGTHCLRRKWKSAV
- the ssb gene encoding single-stranded DNA-binding protein, which encodes MSRTVNRVILVGNAGSDPDVRETASGTAVAHLSLATNRVFRKNGETQRRTDWHRLTFWRRQAEMVGEYVHKGSRLYVEGHLEYGSFERDGIAIPTVDVVVEDMVMLDPRPDSDDSATASAELPQ
- a CDS encoding MlaD family protein, which gives rise to MIRTDLSSDVARIRARRGLILIAFAVVLSAAISVIELIVRATLEGPRITAVAHSAEGLGPGSAVWVAGRSVGRVLSISFRPPEANRGDASFGSHVVIEAVIDRVAEPILRADATADVRPSDLVAPVVLSVDPGTGSAPPWNYSDTLRASGPPIEPETVITLADSLLRAVRALEVDASEAQDALGSDQGSLARFRENPGTLTGLRSRLESLEELFQRDFQRSSLVRLATDTLVSAAARRAQERFAAWEASPQLANGVGDLESTVEALDAVMSRVAAMVERLERGEGTAGRALVDGEIRRQIAALRTAAAALAEELGYNPSRWLRIRVF
- a CDS encoding metallophosphoesterase codes for the protein MQRTIVHFADLHLDSPFAWCEATGDVARRRREALRDTLLAIVDLVRSTEADALFCGGDLYEHDRVTLDTANFLRETFASLGAVPVYIAPGNHDWYGPTSVYATGGWSDNVHIFRDAALRAVSLAPGITLWGAAHCAPANTDNFLGGGFRVSGAGAHVALFHGAERSWLAAQGEGKAPHAPFETAEIPDSGLDHAFLGHYHRPADGAHHTYPGNPDPLQFGEEGERGPVVATIDAEGEVTRERHVVAVTPVHDLRLDVTGLTNRQQIRDALRAKTESLAGLARLTVCGDLEPSLDLQEDAIREQLLEAFDAVQIRKSDLHLAYDLDEIRGEPTVRGQFVEDVLGAGLPDDEERRVLRMGLRALDGRDDLEVL
- a CDS encoding patatin-like phospholipase family protein, producing MTGAPGSGASGAARGKLAFALSGGGARAAYQTGVLSYIGGRLPGLRVPLLTGVSAGAINVGFLAAYDGDLRAATEALKRRWLSLTTEEVLRTNPASLLKVGVRLGGSLLGGGTGLSPRFRSLVDTSPLREFIERDVDRGEIGTRIRAGDLEAVGLTAMSYQTGRTVLFVQGDPQSAPRPASSHYRLVRTDISVDHILASASIPLVFPAVKLGQQYYGDGSFRTAAPLAPAIHMGADRIFTISARYRRSELEARAPDTTGYPPPARVLGLLLNSVFLDTLDWDAAALRRINLLVGRLPPEASERQGLRHVDLLILRPSRDIGKLARDFEIELPPGLRFLVRGLGTPDIKSADFVSYLLFESEYIRTLVELGASDAEANWGRIEAFLT
- a CDS encoding ABC transporter permease; protein product: MIFFEILRVAMDAIRANKLRSFLTMLGIVIGVGAVITMVALGEGAQQQVENQIESLGTNVLTVRAGQGMFRGVRGGSNARLTTEDVEAVRRGAPALVEVAPEMQGQLQVQFGRNNASVRILGTTPNYMDVENHTLELGRFFDESENRGRRRVAVLGGAVPAVLNSETAELVGRTISIRNISFEVVGVLEEKGGSGWFNQDEQIFVPLETAQFRLLGTDRVSQFKVVVESEAAIPVAMVQIEEVLRREHRIPLGRENDFWISDSVQFLEMAQETTQTFTMLLAGIAAVSLLVGGIGIMNIMLVSVTERTKEIGVRKALGATRSAILLQFLLEATTLCMTGGILGVAFAYGAAEMLSRSAGWTMAIAPQAIGLAVVFAAAVGMFFGLWPARRAARLDPIVALRYE